One stretch of Rana temporaria chromosome 10, aRanTem1.1, whole genome shotgun sequence DNA includes these proteins:
- the LOC120915330 gene encoding uncharacterized protein LOC120915330 has product MGLERRQDWHLTSTGIGHDFKAQVSFPPPQIKSTIFEPLPAPLQQSSEVTAFDELLNTYETTTGSAHNRKYPAGPFSQPSHPLPPPHWKVNYNKDLWEKLKLRAWRTPGKSCSEMKAQFKGRPVQPTYSTFHSGPQPFPLENHLNKGPSQSIVATTENKDLSGEPYYIRDGGVLSLNDIYASTTMRDFRSFTAKELQGYPKKDILTYWQAEDYPKVWGHGLKENPLAKEAQPTLRRPPPMRDSMQFPTATKLPRIPPPARSVPHSGLKTLVQESYQWPLDAKRSSDVYFPLECPWTMPHAGPLPEIMSVPKVYETEYETYGSKRPVAV; this is encoded by the exons ATGGGGCTGGAGAGGCGACAGGACTGGCATCTGACTAGTACTGGCATTGGGCATGATTTTAAGGCTCAGGTTTCCTTCCCCCCTCCACAAATTAAG TCCACCATCTTTGAGCCACTGCCAGCCCCACTACAACAAAGCAGTgaagtgacagcatttgatgaaTTGCTAAACACATATGAGACGACCACTGGAAGCGCACATAACAGGAAGTATCCTGCGGGCCCGTTTTCACAACCCAGTCACCCTCTCCCTCCTCCACATTGGAAGGTCAATTACAACAAGGATTTATGGGAAAAG TTGAAGTTGAGAGCATGGAGGACTCCAGGAAAGTCTTGCAGTGAGATGAAAGCACAGTTTAAGGGGCGTCCAGTTCAGCCAACCTACAGCACGTTCCATTCAGGACCACAGCCCTTCCCACTGGAGAATCATCTGAACAAAGGACCATCACAG TCAATTGTGGCAACTACAGAAAATAAGGATTTGTCTGGAGAACCATACTACATCAGAGATGGCGGAGTCTTGAGTTTGAATGACATATATGCTTCCACTACCATGCGGGATTTTCGATCGTTTACAGC GAAAGAGCTACAGGGTTATCCCAAGAAAGATATCCTGACATACTGGCAGGCAGAGGACTACCCTAAGGTCTGGGGGCATGGATTGAAAGAGAACCCCCTAGCCAAGGAGGCTCAACCAACTCTTCGTCGTCCACCTCCCATGCGTGACAGCATGCAGTTCCCCACTGCTACAAAACTGCCACGGATTCCACCTCCTGCAAGATCTGTCCCTCACAGCGGACTTAAAACCCTGGTCCAGGAGAGCTATCAGTGGCCTCTTGATGCCAAGAGGTCCAGCGATGTTTATTTCCCACTAGAATGCCCCTGGACCATGCCACATGCAGGGCCTCTACCAGAGATCATGTCTGTGCCCAAGGTGTATGAAACAGAATATGAAACATATGGAAGTAAGCGACCTGTTGCTGTGTGA